The following proteins are co-located in the Flavobacterium sp. CECT 9288 genome:
- a CDS encoding glycosyltransferase — MNNNNSTKTILIAPLNWGLGHATRCIPIIKALMENNFTPIIASDGVALALLRKEFPDLKTLELPSYEIEYAKKGKNFKWKLIQNSFKTLKAIRTERKIVRGWIEQYQIDGILSDNRLGVFDKKVPSVYITHQLNVLTGNTTWITSKIHQYIFNKYKQCWVPDYEGTINLTGNLGHLEVLNPKIKYIGPISRLQKKLVPKKYDLLIILSGPEPQRGLLENYLKKEILNYQGKAIFIEGNIAPQQTKVIKDNVTYFNFMNSVELENVFNESEIVLCRSGYTTIMDLAVLRKKAFFIPTPGQYEQEYLAKKLMKEGLVPYATQDNFKISDLEMVHDYKGLPRSESRIEWATLFEIFNP; from the coding sequence ATGAATAACAATAACAGCACTAAAACTATCTTAATTGCACCGCTTAATTGGGGTTTAGGACACGCCACTAGATGTATTCCGATCATAAAGGCATTAATGGAAAACAATTTTACTCCCATAATAGCATCTGATGGAGTTGCTCTAGCATTACTTAGAAAAGAATTTCCGGATTTGAAAACGTTAGAGCTGCCATCGTACGAAATTGAATATGCAAAAAAAGGGAAGAATTTCAAGTGGAAATTAATTCAAAATAGTTTCAAGACATTAAAAGCAATCCGTACCGAAAGAAAAATTGTTCGGGGCTGGATTGAACAATATCAAATTGATGGTATACTATCGGATAATCGCCTTGGAGTTTTTGATAAAAAAGTACCATCAGTTTATATCACACATCAATTAAATGTTTTAACTGGAAATACGACTTGGATAACCAGTAAAATTCACCAATACATCTTTAATAAATATAAGCAATGCTGGGTACCAGATTATGAAGGAACAATAAACCTTACGGGAAATTTAGGTCATCTTGAGGTTCTTAATCCAAAAATAAAATACATAGGCCCCATAAGCCGCTTACAAAAAAAACTGGTTCCCAAAAAATATGATTTATTAATTATTCTCTCAGGTCCAGAACCGCAACGAGGATTATTAGAAAACTATTTGAAAAAAGAAATTTTAAATTATCAAGGTAAAGCCATTTTTATTGAAGGAAATATTGCCCCACAACAAACTAAAGTTATAAAAGATAATGTTACCTACTTTAATTTCATGAATTCTGTAGAACTTGAAAACGTTTTTAACGAAAGTGAAATAGTACTTTGTAGATCTGGTTACACTACCATAATGGACTTAGCGGTGCTTCGTAAAAAAGCTTTTTTTATTCCTACACCCGGTCAATATGAGCAAGAATATTTAGCAAAAAAATTAATGAAAGAAGGACTTGTCCCTTATGCGACTCAGGATAATTTTAAAATTAGTGATTTAGAAATGGTCCATGATTACAAAGGATTACCAAGGTCTGAATCTAGAATAGAATGGGCAACTTTATTTGAAATTTTTAACCCGTAA
- a CDS encoding response regulator transcription factor translates to MKKKNTKILLVDDEPDIIEIVGYNLSQEGYQIVTATNGKEAIAVAKKEIPDLIIMDVMMPEMDGMEACENIRKIPELNNVLITFLTARSEDYSQVAGFDAGADDYINKPIKPKLLVSKVKALLRRLKEQEVNSETLNVGGIEINREEYKIVKDNIEIALPRKEFELFYLLASKPGKVFKRDEILDKVWGNEVVVGGRTIDVHIRKLREKIGEDLFKTIKGVGYKFEV, encoded by the coding sequence ATGAAGAAAAAAAACACCAAGATTCTACTGGTTGATGACGAACCAGATATTATCGAGATTGTAGGATACAACCTCTCACAAGAGGGGTATCAAATTGTTACAGCTACAAATGGTAAAGAGGCTATTGCTGTGGCCAAAAAAGAAATTCCAGATTTAATTATCATGGATGTGATGATGCCAGAAATGGATGGAATGGAAGCTTGCGAAAACATTAGAAAAATACCTGAATTAAATAATGTATTAATTACTTTCTTGACTGCGCGTAGCGAAGATTACTCTCAAGTTGCTGGTTTTGATGCAGGAGCTGATGACTATATTAACAAACCGATTAAGCCAAAGTTGCTTGTAAGTAAGGTAAAGGCATTGTTAAGAAGGTTAAAAGAACAAGAAGTTAATAGCGAAACGCTAAACGTGGGCGGTATTGAAATTAACAGAGAGGAATACAAAATTGTAAAGGATAATATTGAAATTGCTTTGCCAAGAAAAGAATTTGAATTGTTTTACCTTCTTGCCTCAAAACCGGGCAAGGTTTTTAAAAGAGATGAAATTCTTGATAAAGTATGGGGTAACGAGGTAGTAGTAGGGGGAAGAACTATAGATGTTCATATTAGAAAACTACGCGAAAAAATAGGTGAAGATTTGTTTAAAACCATTAAAGGTGTTGGATATAAGTTTGAGGTGTAA
- a CDS encoding IS3 family transposase, whose product MFTSRERNFKKVQCLSSSRTSQAKQKAQTIMELRHKYDLEVLLNCMKMVRSSYYYYEKRSQLVDKYKDIKELIKQIYNHHKGRLGYRRITLVIRQKGIIINHKTVLRLMKSLGLKSLIRVKKYKSYKGEQGKITPNILQRNFKAANPYEKWATDVTEFNVSGNKLYLSPIIDLYNGEIISYELSERPNFNQITNMLKKSFKRIPNNTNLILHSDQGWQYQMKQYQTLLKEKGLVQSMSRKGNCLDNAIIENFFGILKSELFYIMKFRDINHLKTEIIQYIKYYNNERIKLNLKGMSPIQYRAHYYQN is encoded by the coding sequence ATATTTACGAGCAGAGAACGAAATTTTAAAAAAGTTCAATGCCTTAGTTCAAGCCGAACAAGCCAAGCAAAACAAAAGGCTCAAACCATAATGGAATTAAGGCATAAATACGATTTAGAGGTTCTACTCAATTGTATGAAAATGGTCAGAAGTAGTTATTATTACTATGAAAAAAGAAGTCAATTAGTTGACAAATACAAGGATATTAAAGAATTGATTAAGCAGATTTACAATCACCATAAAGGCAGATTGGGTTATCGTCGTATTACTTTAGTAATCAGACAAAAGGGAATTATAATTAATCACAAAACAGTATTACGATTGATGAAAAGTTTAGGATTGAAAAGTTTAATACGAGTTAAAAAATACAAATCCTACAAAGGCGAACAAGGAAAAATAACTCCAAATATTTTACAACGCAATTTTAAAGCAGCAAATCCCTATGAAAAATGGGCAACTGATGTAACAGAGTTTAATGTTTCAGGCAACAAATTATATCTATCACCTATTATTGATTTATATAATGGAGAAATAATAAGTTACGAATTATCTGAAAGACCTAATTTTAATCAAATAACCAACATGCTTAAAAAGTCTTTTAAACGAATACCTAATAATACCAATCTAATACTGCACTCAGATCAGGGCTGGCAATATCAAATGAAACAATATCAAACACTATTGAAAGAAAAAGGATTAGTACAAAGTATGTCTAGAAAAGGAAACTGTTTGGATAATGCAATTATTGAAAACTTCTTTGGAATATTAAAATCAGAACTGTTTTATATTATGAAATTTAGAGACATAAACCACTTAAAAACTGAAATTATACAATATATCAAATATTACAATAATGAAAGAATAAAACTCAATTTAAAAGGAATGAGCCCGATACAATATCGAGCTCATTATTATCAAAATTAA
- a CDS encoding cell wall metabolism sensor histidine kinase WalK, producing the protein MTINFKKTYRFAVKSALYITLFSTILVSFLTHLFFRFSVQFILLFAFSIATFSFLVIQYRVERFIYKKVKKIYDDVSLLESSTFRNQPITTDMATLTREVKKFATDKKLEIETLKVREEYRREFLGNVSHELKTPLFTVQGYLSTLLDGAMNDKTIRKKYLERAEKGVERLIYIVQDLDMISKLEIGDLNLEMGEFDIVKLVQNVFDLLEMKASKKDILLMFDMRYNRPIMVYGDQDKIQQVVMNLVVNSIKYGKIKGSTEVSIEDLTDEKVIVRVTDNGEGIEKKNIPRLFERFYRVDKSGARTEGGSGLGLSIVKHIIEAHEERIYVDSTYGVGSEFSFTIEKAKAK; encoded by the coding sequence ATGACAATCAATTTTAAAAAAACATACCGTTTTGCTGTAAAATCAGCGCTGTACATTACTTTATTTTCTACTATTTTAGTTAGTTTTTTGACTCATCTTTTCTTTAGATTTTCAGTACAATTCATATTGCTTTTTGCTTTTTCAATTGCTACTTTTTCTTTTTTGGTAATACAATATAGAGTAGAACGTTTTATTTACAAGAAAGTAAAGAAAATATATGATGATGTTTCTTTATTAGAGTCTAGTACTTTTAGAAACCAGCCTATAACCACAGACATGGCTACGCTCACGCGTGAGGTTAAAAAGTTTGCAACAGATAAAAAATTAGAAATAGAAACTTTGAAAGTTCGTGAAGAGTATCGAAGAGAATTTTTAGGGAACGTTTCTCATGAGTTAAAAACTCCTTTATTTACTGTACAAGGGTACTTATCTACCTTGTTAGATGGTGCCATGAATGATAAAACAATTAGAAAGAAATATCTAGAGCGTGCCGAGAAAGGGGTAGAAAGATTAATCTATATCGTACAGGATCTTGACATGATTTCAAAACTAGAAATAGGAGATTTGAATCTTGAAATGGGAGAATTTGACATTGTAAAACTGGTTCAAAATGTTTTTGATTTGCTGGAAATGAAAGCATCCAAAAAAGATATTTTACTTATGTTTGATATGCGCTATAATAGACCCATAATGGTTTATGGTGATCAAGACAAAATTCAGCAAGTTGTCATGAATCTTGTGGTGAATTCTATAAAATACGGTAAAATAAAGGGTTCAACTGAAGTAAGTATTGAAGATTTAACGGATGAAAAAGTGATTGTAAGGGTCACAGATAACGGTGAAGGAATCGAGAAGAAAAATATCCCGAGACTTTTTGAACGTTTTTATAGAGTGGATAAAAGTGGTGCAAGAACCGAAGGTGGATCTGGCCTAGGTTTGTCTATAGTAAAACACATTATAGAGGCACATGAAGAGAGAATCTATGTTGATAGTACCTATGGAGTGGGATCTGAATTTTCATTTACAATTGAAAAGGCTAAAGCTAAATAG